In Streptomyces alboniger, the following are encoded in one genomic region:
- a CDS encoding NUDIX hydrolase: protein MSDDVPGRGPARDAAVVVARDDEGLVALLSADFPRHGGQYLFLPGGRREERESPEDCARRELREEAGVIAAQLCPLGTYAITLGSTARVHLFEARGLSLGPQELTPSERDFKLSWWTMTDALDAATEGRFLLPAGPLALLLADRGGRRLGV from the coding sequence ATGAGCGACGACGTTCCCGGACGCGGGCCGGCCCGCGACGCAGCGGTGGTGGTGGCCCGTGACGACGAAGGGCTGGTTGCACTGCTGAGCGCCGACTTTCCTCGTCACGGCGGCCAGTACCTGTTCCTGCCCGGCGGCAGGCGGGAGGAAAGGGAGAGCCCGGAGGATTGCGCGCGGCGGGAACTGCGTGAGGAGGCCGGGGTCATCGCCGCCCAGTTGTGCCCTCTGGGCACGTACGCCATCACCCTGGGGTCAACTGCCCGCGTGCACCTCTTCGAGGCCCGGGGGTTGTCCTTGGGGCCGCAGGAACTGACGCCGTCGGAGCGGGACTTCAAGCTGTCCTGGTGGACCATGACCGACGCGCTTGACGCCGCCACCGAAGGGCGGTTCCTCCTCCCTGCCGGGCCGCTCGCA
- a CDS encoding thymidylate kinase, with protein MILPSAYEPIPYDGIREMFVVLEGVSGIGKSTLAEVLTARLGATSLHTLSDPHSAWSSQVNERLNALPQFAFYLSGVLHAADAVRGFRTAGPVVADRYVSSVISCHSAVHGVPLADVARLLEPFHPYLEPPDHTFYLRCSEQALRDRMTAKATGSLLTPDDAELFSVPGRLARLLDNFDSVAAADPTAVVLDTDGKTPGELADWILDHTEHTRD; from the coding sequence GTGATCCTGCCGTCCGCCTACGAGCCGATCCCCTATGACGGCATCCGGGAGATGTTCGTAGTCCTCGAAGGAGTTTCCGGTATCGGCAAGTCGACACTCGCCGAAGTACTGACCGCGCGGCTGGGCGCCACCAGTCTGCACACTCTCTCCGATCCGCATTCGGCATGGAGTTCGCAGGTCAACGAGCGCCTGAACGCACTGCCTCAGTTCGCGTTCTATCTGTCCGGGGTTCTGCACGCCGCCGACGCTGTACGCGGGTTCCGGACGGCCGGGCCCGTCGTAGCTGATCGCTACGTGTCCTCAGTGATCAGCTGCCACAGCGCAGTGCACGGCGTCCCGTTAGCCGATGTGGCAAGGCTTCTGGAGCCGTTCCACCCCTACCTGGAGCCCCCGGACCACACCTTCTACCTCCGCTGTTCCGAACAGGCCCTGCGGGACCGGATGACGGCGAAGGCCACCGGCAGTCTGCTCACGCCGGATGATGCCGAGTTGTTCAGCGTGCCCGGCCGCCTCGCTCGCCTCCTGGACAACTTCGATTCGGTGGCCGCCGCTGACCCCACCGCTGTCGTCCTGGACACCGACGGCAAAACACCGGGTGAACTCGCCGACTGGATCCTCGACCACACGGAGCACACACGTGACTAG
- a CDS encoding STM4013/SEN3800 family hydrolase — MIDAAELIGSGTGILFITLDSLRYDVARAAYDESLTPRLATLLPRDGWERRQTPGTFTLPAHMAFFSGFLPKLPQPEQPSRLWECRPPAFKVVPPRTFVFDAPNLLTGLAQYGYRTACVGGVTYFSRETPLGGVLPDMFDEDHWRPEFSSAEPDSTRHQVERALSIEATRTGPLFLFLNVSATHVPHGHYLGESTDTVASQKAALAYVDEHLARLITSLTDQRRWLIILCADHGDAYGEEGYHGRGIVHPVVMNVPFAAWVR, encoded by the coding sequence GTGATCGACGCAGCGGAACTCATCGGCTCGGGCACCGGAATCCTTTTCATCACTCTCGACTCCCTGCGCTACGACGTCGCTCGTGCCGCCTACGACGAAAGCCTCACACCCCGCCTTGCCACCCTCCTGCCCCGGGACGGCTGGGAACGCAGGCAGACCCCCGGCACCTTTACTCTTCCGGCCCACATGGCGTTCTTCTCCGGTTTTCTGCCCAAGCTTCCGCAACCAGAACAGCCTTCCCGCCTGTGGGAATGCCGCCCGCCCGCGTTCAAGGTGGTCCCGCCACGGACCTTCGTGTTCGATGCCCCAAACCTCCTCACCGGCCTTGCTCAGTACGGCTACCGGACTGCGTGCGTCGGCGGCGTCACCTACTTCTCCCGCGAAACCCCGCTCGGCGGTGTGCTGCCGGACATGTTTGACGAGGACCACTGGCGGCCTGAGTTCAGCTCGGCCGAGCCGGACTCCACCCGTCACCAAGTTGAACGGGCGTTGAGTATCGAGGCCACGCGAACCGGGCCCCTGTTCCTGTTCCTCAACGTGTCCGCCACCCACGTGCCCCACGGCCACTACCTGGGCGAGAGCACCGATACCGTGGCTTCCCAAAAGGCCGCGCTCGCGTACGTCGACGAACACCTTGCGCGCCTGATCACCAGCCTGACCGACCAGCGCCGGTGGCTGATCATCCTGTGCGCCGATCACGGTGACGCGTATGGAGAAGAGGGCTATCACGGACGGGGGATCGTGCATCCCGTCGTGATGAACGTGCCCTTCGCCGCCTGGGTCCGGTGA